A window of the Mesorhizobium opportunistum WSM2075 genome harbors these coding sequences:
- a CDS encoding DUF1810 domain-containing protein: protein MDDQYNLQRFVSAQDPVYGDALAMLRRGMMCTPYTELIFPTLATGRSDTGADPYAITSLDEAGAYLQSPILGGRYRECVGTLQRLSDLSARAVFGDEDTMKLHASLTLFSEASNDEFLLETIFDVWFDGQIDEGTMRKLYSVS from the coding sequence ATGGACGACCAATATAATTTGCAGAGGTTCGTCAGCGCTCAGGATCCGGTTTACGGCGACGCGCTGGCTATGCTGCGTCGAGGCATGATGTGTACTCCATACACGGAGTTGATCTTCCCGACGTTGGCTACCGGGCGAAGCGACACTGGAGCCGATCCGTACGCGATCACATCACTCGACGAGGCAGGCGCTTACCTCCAATCGCCGATACTGGGCGGTCGTTATCGGGAATGCGTCGGCACACTGCAACGACTTTCCGATCTAAGTGCTCGCGCGGTCTTCGGTGATGAGGATACAATGAAATTGCACGCGTCCCTCACGCTGTTTTCCGAAGCAAGTAACGACGAGTTCCTGCTCGAGACCATCTTCGACGTCTGGTTCGATGGTCAAATCGACGAGGGCACGATGCGCAAACTCTACTCGGTGTCATGA
- a CDS encoding glutathione binding-like protein, translating to MKLYYSPLACSLADHIALEEAGAAFERETVNLKTKRTGSGDDFTTVTRKGYVPALVLDSGETLTENVAVLDWIAAQYPALGVEGPMGRTRVLEALTYVSTEIHRSFKPMWHQGSDAEKAKARRTITSQLDLFANGLKTDYLFGEKPSVADFYLFVMLLWAARFQVPVPAPLEALRARIAARPAVRVAMKREGLV from the coding sequence GTGAAACTGTATTATAGCCCGCTCGCCTGCAGCCTGGCCGACCACATCGCACTGGAGGAGGCGGGTGCAGCCTTCGAGCGCGAAACGGTCAATCTCAAGACCAAGCGAACGGGCTCCGGCGATGATTTCACCACTGTCACGCGCAAGGGGTATGTTCCCGCCCTCGTGCTGGATAGCGGGGAAACGCTGACAGAAAATGTCGCCGTCCTCGATTGGATAGCGGCGCAATACCCGGCACTCGGCGTGGAAGGGCCGATGGGTCGTACGCGCGTTCTCGAAGCGCTGACCTATGTCTCAACTGAAATACACCGAAGCTTCAAACCCATGTGGCACCAAGGCAGCGATGCTGAAAAGGCCAAGGCGCGCAGGACGATTACGTCGCAACTCGATCTCTTCGCGAACGGTCTCAAGACTGATTATCTGTTCGGCGAGAAACCCAGCGTCGCGGACTTCTACCTTTTCGTGATGCTGCTTTGGGCAGCCCGCTTCCAAGTCCCTGTTCCGGCTCCTCTAGAAGCGCTGCGCGCCCGAATTGCGGCCCGTCCGGCCGTTCGCGTCGCAATGAAGCGTGAGGGCCTTGTCTAA
- a CDS encoding pirin family protein, whose protein sequence is MTIRQSDIVGIDPLRQPAMRDFADGLKVRRVLPSSNCLMIGPFILFDHFGPAVFDAGRGFDMDPHPHIGIATVIYLFDGEIIHRDNLGEVQAIRPGEINWTTAGSGIVHSERTSPQARARGSNLFGVQAWVALPSRHEEVAAHFAHYGAPEIPRICADGVEFTLIAGVSDGLVSPARTYSDLVFAEIVLTGSARYQVKPGYRERAIYVVAGEIEVMGQLGSFGEGELIMLAPGAEIVLQAPAFHAARLMLIGGEPLCEPRYIHWNFVSSSVERIEQAKADWREGRFPAVPGEHGLMPLPQEESKW, encoded by the coding sequence ATGACCATCCGCCAAAGCGACATCGTCGGCATCGATCCACTCAGGCAGCCTGCTATGCGTGATTTTGCCGACGGTTTGAAGGTACGGCGCGTATTGCCCTCCTCGAACTGCCTGATGATCGGCCCCTTCATCCTATTCGACCATTTCGGCCCCGCGGTATTCGACGCGGGTCGTGGTTTCGACATGGACCCGCATCCGCATATCGGGATCGCGACCGTAATCTACCTGTTCGACGGAGAGATCATCCATCGCGACAATCTCGGTGAAGTGCAGGCCATCCGCCCCGGCGAAATCAATTGGACGACGGCCGGGTCGGGCATCGTCCATTCCGAACGTACGTCGCCGCAAGCCCGAGCGCGAGGAAGCAATCTCTTCGGCGTTCAGGCATGGGTGGCGCTCCCCTCCCGGCACGAAGAAGTTGCCGCCCACTTTGCACATTATGGCGCTCCCGAAATCCCACGGATCTGTGCCGATGGGGTCGAGTTCACTTTGATCGCCGGAGTGTCCGACGGGTTGGTCTCTCCGGCAAGGACGTACTCCGACCTGGTCTTTGCCGAAATCGTGCTCACGGGCAGTGCGCGATATCAGGTGAAACCTGGATATCGCGAGCGTGCGATCTATGTTGTCGCCGGCGAGATCGAAGTCATGGGCCAACTTGGCAGTTTCGGTGAAGGCGAATTGATCATGCTGGCGCCCGGGGCTGAGATCGTGCTCCAGGCGCCTGCCTTCCATGCCGCGCGGCTGATGCTGATCGGCGGCGAGCCTCTTTGCGAACCACGTTATATCCATTGGAACTTCGTCTCCTCCTCAGTTGAACGGATTGAGCAGGCAAAGGCGGACTGGCGCGAAGGCCGCTTCCCGGCCGTGCCGGGGGAACACGGGTTGATGCCTCTGCCGCAGGAAGAATCAAAGTGGTGA
- a CDS encoding cytochrome b → MSDKHSTYTPKTGIERWFDARLPLPRLVHDSFIVYPVPRNLNYAYTFGGILTVMLVSQILTGIVLAMHYAPDTGLAFDSVEKIMRDVNSGWLLRSLHANGASFFFIAAYIHICRGLYYGSYKAPRELLWVLGCTNLLLMMAIAFMGYVLPWGQMSFWGATVITNFFTAIPLVGGWFQQLLLGGFAVGNPTLNRFFALHYLLPFVLAGVVTLHVWALHVVGQNNPAGIDVKSKTDVVDFTPYATVKDAFGIVVFLFFFAYFVFYLPNYLGHPDNNTIANPLKTPAHIVPEWYFLPFYAILRAITFNVGPIDSKLGGVLAMFGSIVVLFVVPWLDRSKVRSAVYRPWYRVFFWLFVANGLFLGWLGSRPAEGNYVVMSQLATLYYFAFFLIALPVLGLIEKPRRLPNSITEAVLEKNKGAGGKGAIAAAGDQTLMRRGDDRVSPARLESRR, encoded by the coding sequence ATGAGCGACAAACATTCGACCTATACGCCCAAGACCGGTATCGAACGCTGGTTCGACGCCCGCCTGCCGCTGCCGAGGTTGGTGCACGATAGCTTCATCGTCTATCCCGTCCCGCGCAATTTGAACTATGCCTATACGTTCGGCGGCATTCTCACGGTCATGCTGGTTTCGCAGATCCTGACCGGGATCGTGCTGGCCATGCATTATGCTCCGGATACCGGGCTGGCCTTCGATTCAGTCGAGAAGATCATGCGTGACGTGAATTCGGGATGGCTGCTGCGCTCTCTCCATGCGAACGGCGCCTCCTTCTTCTTCATTGCCGCCTACATCCATATCTGCCGCGGGCTCTACTACGGCTCTTACAAGGCGCCGCGTGAGCTGCTGTGGGTGCTCGGTTGCACCAACCTCTTGCTGATGATGGCGATCGCCTTCATGGGCTATGTGCTGCCTTGGGGACAGATGTCGTTCTGGGGAGCCACCGTCATTACCAACTTTTTCACGGCCATCCCATTGGTCGGCGGCTGGTTCCAGCAGCTCCTTCTCGGCGGGTTCGCGGTCGGCAATCCGACGCTGAACCGCTTCTTTGCGCTGCATTACCTGCTGCCGTTCGTGCTTGCAGGCGTGGTGACCTTGCATGTCTGGGCGCTTCACGTCGTCGGGCAGAACAATCCAGCCGGCATTGATGTGAAATCAAAAACCGATGTCGTGGATTTCACACCCTATGCCACCGTCAAGGACGCGTTCGGCATCGTCGTGTTCCTGTTCTTCTTCGCCTATTTCGTCTTCTACCTGCCGAACTATCTCGGCCATCCTGACAACAACACAATCGCCAATCCGCTCAAGACGCCGGCCCATATCGTGCCGGAATGGTACTTCCTGCCCTTCTACGCGATCCTGCGCGCCATCACCTTCAATGTCGGGCCGATCGATTCCAAACTTGGTGGTGTGCTCGCCATGTTCGGCTCGATCGTGGTGCTTTTCGTCGTGCCGTGGCTCGACAGGTCCAAGGTTCGCTCGGCCGTTTACAGGCCCTGGTACAGAGTGTTCTTTTGGCTCTTCGTCGCCAACGGCCTGTTTCTCGGCTGGCTTGGTTCGCGGCCGGCCGAAGGGAACTACGTCGTCATGTCTCAGTTGGCGACGCTTTACTACTTCGCCTTCTTCCTGATCGCACTGCCGGTGCTGGGCTTGATCGAGAAGCCGCGGCGGCTGCCCAACTCGATCACCGAAGCGGTGCTCGAGAAGAACAAGGGGGCCGGCGGCAAAGGCGCGATCGCGGCCGCCGGAGACCAAACGTTGATGAGAAGAGGCGATGATCGTGTCTCGCCAGCCCGCCTCGAAAGTCGCCGATAG
- the petA gene encoding ubiquinol-cytochrome c reductase iron-sulfur subunit: protein MTELSQTETGTAALPAEALATVEVDVSSLMPGMSLVVQWRGKPVVVRNRTEKEIEDGKAVSLAELKDPIARNANLPADAPGIDANRTAPGKEAWIVMVQVCTHSGCIPVGQQGEFGGWLCPCHGSQYDTAGRIRKGPAPENMAIPVFQFISDTRIRIS, encoded by the coding sequence ATGACCGAGCTTTCCCAAACCGAAACAGGCACCGCCGCATTGCCCGCCGAGGCACTGGCCACGGTCGAAGTCGACGTCTCCTCGCTGATGCCGGGAATGTCGCTGGTCGTGCAATGGCGCGGCAAACCCGTCGTCGTTCGCAACCGCACCGAGAAGGAAATTGAGGACGGCAAAGCTGTAAGCTTGGCCGAGCTCAAGGACCCGATCGCCCGTAACGCCAATCTGCCGGCCGATGCGCCGGGAATCGACGCCAACCGTACTGCTCCGGGCAAGGAAGCCTGGATCGTGATGGTCCAGGTCTGCACGCATAGCGGCTGCATCCCGGTTGGTCAGCAAGGCGAGTTCGGGGGCTGGCTCTGCCCGTGCCACGGCTCGCAATACGATACTGCCGGCCGCATCCGCAAAGGCCCAGCGCCCGAGAACATGGCGATACCCGTGTTCCAGTTCATTTCCGACACCAGGATCCGTATCAGCTGA
- a CDS encoding GNAT family N-acetyltransferase, which produces MDAKVTENIRQHRFELPITGHAFAVAYYTLQDGKVALIHTEVPSEFSGQGIASRLAQGTFELLRKTGRKAVLKCPFMSGFVARHPEYTDVVAG; this is translated from the coding sequence ATGGATGCAAAGGTCACAGAGAACATTCGGCAGCATAGGTTCGAGCTCCCGATCACCGGTCATGCCTTCGCAGTGGCCTACTATACGCTCCAAGACGGCAAGGTTGCGCTGATACATACCGAAGTGCCTTCGGAATTTTCCGGACAGGGGATCGCGTCGCGGTTGGCGCAAGGTACCTTCGAATTGCTCCGCAAAACCGGCCGCAAAGCTGTCTTGAAGTGTCCCTTCATGAGCGGCTTCGTCGCCAGGCATCCGGAATATACCGATGTCGTTGCAGGGTGA
- a CDS encoding mechanosensitive ion channel family protein: protein MVDLGPAMNLWNSPLMYIVSLGLAGIVVWNLVPARFANAKLVVQLVFFLAMSILVLELRVVPYEPARGDETTSGAILIGLVKLLWWVHLAWALIGFVRIYVVFERKPHEARLLQDVVVGVVYTGMLLSILAFVFAVPVGTLIATSGVFAVMLGLALQNTLGDVFSGIALNLGRPYVLGNWIILNDGTEGRVVETNWRSTQLLTPAHNIIALPNSLVAKIGVTNLSGPDESHGLAVTVKMSLTKTPAVIVDTMRMVLLSCNSILQDPSPVVAITSLDAAAIEIELSFRVASLDQRITARNEIFDLVYRHSRSVGVLLAAPLSASIAVTSPPIDGTPTSQGFAAIDLIKAIPIFSTLTDAEQEVLAATTSVRSYRKGDVVAEQGEMLPSLMIVRKGIIVRQHGQSNANVQEIGRLAPGDFFGETGLLAGIGETSTLRAMTHVVVYEIDQQSFAPLLLDRPEMADDLAATLSRGTSAYGETGIPGQQHDSSKFALLKAIQAVFHTAPSEHVRGRGRPGIRKDRDS from the coding sequence ATGGTCGATCTGGGTCCGGCGATGAATTTGTGGAACTCACCGCTAATGTACATCGTGTCGCTCGGCCTCGCCGGAATTGTCGTTTGGAACCTCGTTCCGGCACGCTTCGCCAATGCGAAGTTGGTCGTCCAACTGGTCTTTTTCCTTGCAATGTCGATCCTGGTTCTTGAACTGCGGGTCGTCCCGTACGAGCCCGCACGAGGCGATGAGACAACCAGCGGAGCGATCCTCATCGGATTGGTCAAGCTGCTGTGGTGGGTACATCTTGCTTGGGCGCTAATCGGGTTTGTCCGCATCTATGTCGTGTTCGAGCGAAAGCCGCACGAGGCACGCCTCTTGCAGGATGTCGTGGTCGGCGTCGTTTACACGGGAATGCTCCTTTCGATCCTCGCATTCGTCTTTGCCGTGCCGGTCGGAACGCTCATCGCCACGTCGGGCGTTTTTGCCGTCATGCTGGGTCTGGCGCTCCAGAATACGCTTGGCGACGTATTTTCGGGAATCGCGCTTAACCTCGGCCGCCCTTATGTGCTTGGAAACTGGATCATTCTGAACGACGGAACCGAGGGCCGCGTCGTCGAGACCAATTGGCGCTCGACCCAACTCCTCACCCCGGCCCACAACATCATCGCGCTTCCGAACAGCCTTGTCGCCAAAATCGGGGTAACAAACCTTAGCGGCCCAGACGAGAGCCATGGACTTGCCGTGACGGTAAAGATGTCTCTGACGAAGACGCCGGCTGTCATCGTAGACACGATGCGCATGGTCCTGCTGAGCTGCAACTCGATCCTCCAGGACCCCTCGCCCGTGGTAGCCATCACAAGCCTGGATGCGGCGGCAATCGAGATCGAGCTGTCATTTCGCGTCGCCAGCCTTGATCAGCGGATTACAGCTCGGAACGAAATTTTCGATCTCGTCTATCGCCATTCAAGGTCGGTCGGGGTGCTGCTGGCAGCGCCACTTTCGGCTTCGATTGCAGTGACCTCCCCGCCAATCGACGGGACGCCGACCTCCCAAGGCTTCGCCGCGATCGACCTGATCAAGGCCATACCAATCTTCTCGACGCTAACGGATGCCGAGCAGGAGGTGCTTGCCGCGACGACCTCGGTTCGCAGTTATCGCAAGGGCGACGTCGTTGCAGAACAAGGAGAGATGCTGCCATCCCTCATGATTGTCCGGAAGGGCATCATCGTCCGGCAACATGGCCAAAGCAATGCTAACGTGCAGGAGATTGGCCGGCTTGCACCTGGCGACTTCTTCGGCGAGACCGGCCTGCTCGCAGGTATTGGCGAGACGTCGACATTGCGGGCAATGACCCACGTCGTGGTCTACGAGATAGACCAGCAGAGCTTCGCGCCGCTCCTACTCGACAGGCCCGAGATGGCCGATGATCTTGCGGCAACCCTGTCGAGGGGGACTTCGGCTTACGGCGAAACCGGCATCCCCGGCCAGCAGCACGATAGCTCCAAATTCGCGCTCCTGAAAGCCATTCAGGCTGTCTTCCACACCGCCCCATCGGAGCACGTTCGAGGACGTGGTCGACCAGGCATTCGAAAGGACAGAGATTCATGA